The genomic region GCTGGTCGAGCGACAGCCCAAGGTCGTCACCGACGACCACTGGAGGCTCATCGACGAGCACGAGCGCACGACCGGTGAGCCGCACGGCAGGCCGCGGGTGAAGCTGACGAGCGTCGCGGAGCTGTTGCGCATCGGGCACGGCTGACACGGCTGAAGCAGCCGGCACAGGATCCTTCAGTACACCTGCGGCGGCGGCGGCGCCGGAGGGGGCGGAGGCAGCTCCTGCGAAGCGAATCGCCAATTGTCCGGGTTCTTCGGTGAATACACCACGGGGAACAGCTGGCCCATCGTCGGCCAGTCGTTGACGTCGACCTCGAGGCGTTGGTAGATCACGTGCTCGCTGACCGTGGGCCCGTTGATCACGCCGGTGATGGTGACGAACTGCGGACCGGTCTGATCGGCCGGCGGCGGGCTGACGCCGGTGACCAGCAGTTGACCCGACGGCCAATCCGCGCCCGCCCCGCGACGCCGCATCAGCCACGGCCCCGCGATGAGCACGAGCACGCCGACCAGCAGCAGAATCATCGCGAATTCGAACACACCGACATGGTAGGACGACAGGCATGCGGACCGAGGTCGACGATCTGATGCTGGCGCTCATGCTGGCCGACGAGGCGGATGCGATGACGACGATGCGCTTCGGGGCGGTCGACCTGGTCGTCGAAACCAAGCCCGACATGACACCGGCCACCGACGCCGACATCGACGTCGAATCCATGATCCGGCGCCGGTTGAGCGAGTCGCGGCCCGAGGACTCGGTGTTCGGCGAGGAGTTCGGCGGCACGAAGGAATTCGCGGGCCGCCAGTGGGTGATCGACCCGATCGACGGCACCAAGAACTTCGTGCGCGGCGTGCCGGTGTGGGCCACGCTGATCGCCCTGCTGCGCGACGGCGTTCCGACGGTCGGGGTGATCAGCGCGCCCGCGCTGCACCGACGCTGGTGGGCGCAGGAAGGTCGGGGCGCGTTCGCGACGGTGGGCGACGGGCCGCCGCGGCGGCTGCAGGTGTCCAAGGTCGACGACCTGACCGCGGCGAGCCTGGCGTTCTCCAGCCTGTCCGGTTGGGCCGCCCGCGGTATCCGTGAGCGCTTCATCGCGCTCACCGACGAGGTGTGGCGGGTGCGGGGCTACGGCGACTTCTTCAACTACTGCCTGGTCGCCGAGGGAGCCGTCGACATCGCCGCCGAACCGGAGGTCTCGACGTGGGATCTGGCGCCCCTGGACATCCTGATCCGCGAGGCGGGCGGCACGTTCACCAACCTGGCCGGGCGACCGGGTCCGCACGGCGGCAGCGCGGTGGCCACCAACGGCCTGCTGCACCGCGCGGTGCTGAGCAAGCTGTGAGTTCACTAACAACTTACTCAGGAGTCAGTTCAGATACCTTACTCTGGAGTCAGTTCGGCGAGCTCGAACCTCATCCCCCGAAGCGAGGCATTCGACATGACCAAGACCGTGCCGCCGAAGAGCGGACCGAAGCGAACAGGTGACAAAGGCAAAGAGAGCGCCGTCGGCCTGAAGAAGCACAAGCGCTCCGCGACAGATCTGGGTCTCGCGCTGGTGACGCCCCTGGTCGGCCAGGAGTTCCTGGATCGCCACAACCTGCGCGATCCGCTCAACCGCGGCCTCAAGTACGGCGTCAAGCAGGTGTTCTCCGTCGCCGGTGCGGCCACCCGTCAGTTCAAGCGGGTGTCGGGAAGCCAGAGTGGGCCGGCCCGGCTGAAGAAGAGCGGGTCAGACTACTTCGACCTGACCCCCGACGACGAACAGAAGATGATCGTCGAGACGGTCGCCGAGTTCGCCGATGAGGTGATCCGCCCGGCCGCACGCGAGTCCGACGAAGCGGCGGGTTACCCGGCAGACCTCGTGGCCAGGGCCAGCGACCTCGGCATCACCGCCATCAACGTCCCCGAGGATTTCGAGGGCATCGCCGCCCACCGCGCCGCCGTGACCAACGTGTTGGTCGCCGAGGCCCTGGCGTACGGCGACATGGGCCTGGCGCTGCCGATCCTCGCGCCCGCCGGTGTCGCGGCGGCCCTGACCCACTGGGGCAGCGCTGATCAGCAGGCCACCTACCTGACGGAGTTCGCGGGCGAGAACGTGCCGCAGGCCTGTGTGGCGATCGCCGAACCGCACGCGCTGTTCGATCCGACCGCGCTGAAGACGACCGCCGTCCGCACCCCGAGCGGTTATCGCCTCGACGGGGTCAAGTCACTGGTGCCCGCCGCCGTCGACACCGAATTGTTCATCGTCGCAGCGCAACTCAACGGCAAGCCGGCCCTCTTCCTCGTCGAGTCGTCGTCGAAGGGGCTGACCGTCACGCCCGACCCGGGCATGGGCATCCGGGCGGCTGCGCTGGGCCGGGTCACCCTCGACGGCGTCACCGTCCCGCTGTCGGCGCGCCTCGGCGAGGATGCGGCGACCGACGAGGACTACTCGGAAGCGGTCGCGTTGTCGCGCCTGGGGTGGGCGGCGCTGGCCGTGGGGACCTCCCACGCGGTATTGGACTACGTGGTGCCATACGTCAAGGAACGCCGGGCATTCGGCGAGCCGATCGCGCATCGGCAGGCGGTGGCGTTCATGTGCGCCAACATGGCGATCGAATTCGACGGGCTGCGGCTGATCACCTGGCGCGGGGCCTCCCGCGCCGATCAGGGCCTGACGTTCGCCCGCGAAGCCGCGCTGGCCAAACGGCTGGGCACCGACAAGGGCATGCAGATCGGTCTGGACGGCGTGCAGTTGCTCGGCGGCCATGGCTACACCAAGGAGCACCCGGTCGAACGGTGGTATCGCGATCTGCGCGCGATCGGCGTCGCCGAGGGTGTCGTCGTTATCTGACCGGGCGTCATTCCTCCCACGAAAGAGCAATCATGGCAATCAATTTGGAACTGCCCCGCAAGCTCGAAGCGGTCATCGAGAAGGCTCATCAGGGTGCCGCCGAGATGCTGCGGCCGATCTCGCGCAAGTGGGATCTGCGCGAGCACGAGTATCCGGTGGAACTGGACACTCTGGCCACGCTGTTCGAGGGCATCCAGGACGCCAAGGCATTCGCCTTCGCCGGCGCCGAGGCGTTCGCGGCCGGCCAGGCCAAGGACGTCAACCACAACGGCGGGAACATGTCGGCCGTGCTCAACGTCATGGAGATCAGTTGGGGCGACGTGGCTCTGATGCTCTCGGTCCCCCGGCAGGGCCTCGGCAATGCGGCGATCTCGAGCGTCGCCACGCCCGAGCAACTGGAGCACCTGGGCAAGGGCGTGTGGGCCGCGATGGCGATCACCGAGCCCGACTTCGGGTCCGACTCGGCGGCGGTTTCGACGACGGCCCGGCTCGACGGCGACGAGTACGTGATCAACGGCGAGAAGATCTACGTCACCGCCGGATCGCGGGCCACCCACATCGTCGTGTGGGCGACGCTGGACAAGTCGCTGGGCCGGGCGGCGATCAAGTCGTTCATCGTGCCCCGTGAGCACCCCGGCGTGACGGTCGAGCGACTCGAGGACAAGCTCGGCATCAAGGCTTCCGACACCGCCGCGATTCGCTTCGACAACGTGCGGATCCCCGAGGAGAACCTGCTCGGCAGCCCGGATGTCCAAGTGGATAAGGGTTTTGCCGGGGTCATGGAGACCTTCGACAACACACGTCCCGTCGTCGCGGCGATGGCCGTCGGCATCGCCCGAGCCGCGCTCGAAGAATTGCGCAAGATCCTGACCGACGCCGGGATCGAGATCTCCTATGACAAGCCGTCGTATGCCCAGAGTGCGCCGGCCGCCGAATTCCTGCGGATGGAATCCGACTGGGAGGCCGCCTATCTGCTGATGGTGCGCTCGGCGTGGCAGGCCGACAACAACATTCCGAATTCCAAGGAAGCCTCCATGGGCAAGGCGAAGGCCGGCCGGGTGGCCAGCGACATCACCCTCAAGGCGGTGGAGCTGGCGGGCACCGTCGGCTACTCGGAGGCCACCCTGCTGGAGAAGTGGGCCCGCGACAGCAAGATCCTCGACATCTTCGAGGGCACGCAACAGATCCAGCTGCTGGTGGTCGCGCGCCGACTGCTGGGGCTGTCGTCGTCCGAATTGAAGTAGCCCACTCACCGACGGCGGTCCTCGCCTACCAACGCGAAGATCCCCGGACACTCGAGTGTCCGGGGATCTTCGCGTTGTCGTCGGTCAGCCCAGGTAGGAGATCAGGTCGGGCTTCATCTGCTGAAGCTGCTGACCCCAGTACTCCCAGCTGTGCGTGCCGTAGGGCGGGAAGTTGAACACTGCGTTGTTCCCGCCTGCGGCGATGTAGTTGTCGCGGAACGTCAGGTTTGTCCGGATCACCAGCCCCTCGAGGAACTCGGCAGGCAGGTTCGCCCCGCCCAGCTCGTTGGGCGTGCCGTTGCCGGAGTAGACCCACAGGCGAGTGTTGTTGGCCACCAGCTGCGGGATCTGCAGCATGGGATCGTTGCGCTTCCAGGCGCTGTTCGGGTCTTCGGTCGGACCCCACATGTCGTTGGCTTCGTATCCGCCAGCGTCGCCCATGGCCATGTTGATCAGGAACGGCCACGACCCTTCGGACGGGTTGAGGAACGACGACAGCGCGCCCGCGTAGACGTACATCTGCGGGTGGTACGTGGCCAGGATCATCGCGGAGTTACCCGACATCGAGAGGCCGACTGCGGCGTTGCCGGTACTGGACACGCCGCGGTTCGCCTCGAGCCACTGCGGCAGTTCCGCGGTAAGGAAGGTCTCCCACTTGTAGGTCTGGCAGCCGTTGTTGCCGCACGCGGGCTGGTACCAGTCGGTGTAGAAGCTGGACTGACCACCGACCGGCAACACGAGCGAGAGCGGGGTCTCGTAGAACCATTCGAACGCCTGGGTCTCCAGATCCCAGCCGTTGTAGTCCTCGCGGGCGCGCAGACCGTCGAGCAGGTACACCGCGTGTGAGCCGGTGCCCTTCTGGAACTGCACCTTGATGTCTCGGCCCATTGACGGCGACGGCACCATCAGGTACTCGACCGGCAGGCCGGGGCGGGAGAAGGCGCCCGCGATGGCCGACTGTCCGGTGATTCCCACCAGCGCGGGCAGGAGCGCCGCGGCGACGGCCGCGACCGTGAAGCGCCGCGCCCACCGGCCGCGAATCTTGTCAACAAGGCTCATACTGCAACTCCGTCCAATCTTGGTAGTTCGAAACGAGGTTGTTCCACGGCGATGGCGAACGCCATCGCACCGCAGCCCGCCGGCCATGTCGGCCGGCGTGCGATGTCACCGTCATTGACCCAGCAGCACCCTTTGCAGGTCGGGCTTCATCTGCTGAAGCTGCTGGCCCCAGTACACCCAGGTGTGCGTCCCGGTGGGCGGGAAGTTGAACACCCCGTTGTTGCCGCCAGCTGCGAGGTAGGCCTCCTGGAACCGAAGGTTCGAGGCCAGGGTGAAGTTCTCCAGGAATTCCTGAGGCAGGCCCGAACCACCCAGCTCACCGGGTCGGCCGCTGCCGCAGTACACCCAGATGCGGGTGCCGTTGTCGGCGATGAGCTGAACATTGACCGTCGGGTCGTTGCGCCGCCAGGCGGGGTCGCTGGAGGGGCCCCACATGGCCTCCGCGCTGAACCCACCCGAGTCGCGCATCGCAAGGCCCACCAGCGTGGGCCAGTAGCCGTCCGACAGGTTCAAGAAGCCGGACAGCGACCCGGCGTAGATGAACTGCTCGGGGTGGTAGGCGGACAGGATCAGCGACGCCGAGCCGGCCATGGACAGCCCGACCGCCGCGCTACCGGTGGGCTTGACGTCCCGGTTGGCGGCCAGCCACTGCGGCAGCTCCTGTGTCAGAAAGGTCTCCCACTTGTAGGTGTACGTGCGGCCGCCGTTGCCGACTGCGGGTTGATACCAATCGGTGTAGAAGCTGGAAGTGCCGCCGACCGGCATGACGACGGACAGACCGGACTCGTAGAACCACTCGAAGGCCTGGGTCTCGATGTCCCAGCCGTTGAAGTCCTCCCGGGCACGCAGACCGTCCAGCAGGTACAGGGCGGGCGAACCGGGTCCGCCGCTCTGGAACTGCACCTTGATATCGGTTCCCATTGCCGGCGACGGGACCATCAGGTACTCGACCGGCAGGCCGGGCCGCGAGAACGCCTGCGCCGTTCCCGTCTGTCCGGTGACACCCACCAGCGCAGGCAACAGGGCCGCCGCCAGGGCTGCCACGCCGAAGCGCCGCGCCCACGGGCCTCTCATCTTCTCAATCAAGCGCATACTGCGGGTCCACATCTTCCGGTCGTCTCCAGGAGGTCATTCCCACCGCGATCGAGCGATCGCCATCGACGGCGCAGCAATCCGCCACTGCGTCGTCGTGCCCGCTCGACTGAGCCCGGTGCCCTCGAACGGACCGAGAAGTTTCAGTTGTCGCGTGTGCAGTAAAACATGGGACCTGGACCCGACCAAGCCTGATCCGCGTTTGCTGCCTTTTTCCGACGCGGGAATGGATTTGACGTCGGCGTCACGTTCGCACCGACACGGTTCGCCGCCCGCCGTAGGCTGCCGAACATGGCGAACGCCCGCGCTGCCCGGTTGTCGGTCGACGACTGGATCCAGGCCGGCTTCGGCATCCTGGCCGAGGAGGGCCTCACTGCGCTCAAACTGGACCGGTTGTGCGCGCGCGTGGGCGCGACGAAAGGCAGTTTCTACTGGCATTTCACCGATATGGCCAGTTACCGCGCCGTGCTGGTCGCCGCCTGGGGAGAGTTGCGCGACGACGACCGCCGCCACTTCACGACGATGGCCGACGCGCCGCCCCGCCAGCGCCTGTCGCAAATGATGACCGCGCTCGTCGACACCCGCCATTGGACGCTGGAACGGGCGATGCGGGAATGGGCGCGGACCGACGACGCGGTCGCGGCCAGTGTGCGGGCATCCGATGCGCGTGTCGTGAGCGCGGTGCGGCAGGCCTTCGTCGACGACGGCTTCGACGACGACGAAGCCGAGGTGCGGGCGAACGCCACCTTCGCGGCGGGGATCGGCTTTCTGCACCTGTCGGGATCGCGGCCCAGCCCGCGTGGCGCCGCGGGCTGGGAGCGATTCCTGGAGATCATGCTCGGACGCTGATCCAGCCGATTTCCGTACGAAAAAGTATGGTAAGGTTCGCGGCATGGCGGTGCCCGCGACCACCGCGATCGACGCGGCCTTCGTCGCGAGGCTGGCGGATCGGGCGCAGGAGGCAGAAAAACTGCGGCGGCTGCCCGCGGCCACCGTCGCCGAGCTCACCGGATCGGGGATCACGGACCTGCTGGTGCCGGCCTGCTTCGGGGGACAGCAGGCGCCGTTCAGCGCGATCCTCGATCCGGTGCGGCGGATGGCTCATGGATGCGCCTCGAGCGCGTGGACCATCGGCTTCTACATGCTGCACAACTGGATGCTCGCGTTGTTCGGGAAACGGGCCCAGGAGGAGGGCTTCGCGACCCGCCCGTTCCTGGCGCCCGCTCCCCTGGCTCCGACGGGTCGTGGCCTGCCCGCCGACGGCGGCGTCGGGCTGACCGGTCGCTGGTCATGGGCGACCGGCGCGTTGGACGGCAACTGGATCATGGTCGGCGCGCTGTGTGGAGCCGAGAACGATCCCGCAGGCCTCTACCCGGCGCTCGCGCTGCTGCCGATCGACGAGGCCGAGATAGTCGACGTGTGGCACACCGACGGGATGCGGGCGACCGGTTCGCAGGACGTCGTCATCACCGATGCGTTCGTCCCTGAGCACCGACTGGTTCGGGTCGCCGACATCTACACCGGCGCCGCCCCCGGCGCCGGACTACACGACGCCGACACGTACCGCTGGCCGATGGTGCCCGCCCTGGCGCTGCTGGCGGCGATGCCGGCGCTGGGCAGCGCCGAGCGGGTGGTCGAGATCTACGCCGAGCGGCTGTCGGCCCGCGTCCTGGCCTACGAGGGTGTCGTCCAGAAGGACAAACCGATCGCCCAGGCCCGTCTCGGCGAGGCCGAGGTGCGGCTACGGGCGCTGAGGGGCCTGCTGGTCGACACCGTCGAAGAGATCGAATCCCTGGTCGCCACGGGCGATCCCGTGCCGCGGCCCAGGCGCGCGGCCGCGCGGATGACGGCGGCGCACATCGTGCACGAGTCCAGGGCCGTCATCGCCGGGTTGCTCGAGGCCTCGGGTGCCAGCGCACACTTCTTCCACAATCCACTACAACGCATCAAGCGCGATGTGGACGTCCTTGCCGGCCACGTGGTCTTCGACTACGACACGAGTCGCGAACTCGCGGGCGCCTTGAGCTTGGGTATGAAAGTGTCGCGGACAGCGATGGTCTGAGAGGAGCCCCCATGGCCGACGTGCGGGACCGATTCACCGGTTTCTTCCAGAAGCGGGTGGCCAACCCGCTGACGCGGCGGCTGCCGTTCCAGACGCTGCTGGAGACGACGGGCCGCAAGTCGGGCCAACCTCGCCGGACGCCGTTGGGCGGCAGCAGGATCGGTGACCAGTTCTGGTTCGTCTCGGAGTTCGGCGACAGATCGCAGTACATCCGCAACATCCAGGCCAACCCCCGCGTCCGTGTCCGGATCAACGGTCGCTGGCACAGCGGCGTCGCTCACCTGATGCCCGACGACGATCCGCACGAACGACTCGAATCGCTGCCGCGGTTCAACAGCATGGGCGTGCGCACATTCGGCAGCAACTTGCTGACGGTTCGCGTCGATCTCACCGACTGAGGCGTTGACCGTCGGCTGAAGTAAAAGTAAAGTCACTTTTAGTTCTGCCTCGGCCGACCACCGCCGCCATCGATGGAGCTAACCATGGAATCATTCGTCCACCTGCGCAAAGGCCGCACCCCGAGGCGGCTACACGCCGACCTCGACGGCCTCAAGGACGATGAACTCGGCCGCGGCGGATTCGTCGGCCGCACCGCCAACATCTACCGCCGCCACGACCCCACGGCGTACCGGGCATCCGGCCCCCTGCGTCCGCTGGATGTGATGAGCAGCGAGCTGAAACCCAGCGACGCCACCGACGCCGCCGGCGCCCCGCTGCTGCTGTTCGGCAACGACGACTGCCGGATTTCGCTGTCCCGACGCAGCGAGGAGATGCCGTTTTACGTCCGTCATGTCGATGGCGATCTGCTCTCGTTCGTGCATCAGGGCAGCGGAGTGCTCGAGACGGAGTTCGGCCCACTTCGCTACCGCGAAGGCGACTGGGTGTACATCCCGAAGGCCACGACGTGGCGACAGGTACCCGACGGCGAGACCACACTGCTGATGATCGAGGCGACCGACGAGTTCCGGGTGCCACCGCCCGGCCCGCTCGGCAGGCACTTCCCGTTCGACCCGTCGCAGGCCGTCATTCCCGAGCCCGCGCCGGTCGACACCGGCGACGGCCCGCAGACCAACGGCGAGTACGAGGTTCGGCTGATGCACCCGACGGTTCCGGGTGGCCCGACTTCGCTGTACTACCAACACAATCCGCTCGACGTCGAGGGCTGGCGCGGTGACAACTTCGCCTTCAGCTTCAACATCGCCGACTACAACGTGATCGCCAGCGAGAGCGTGCACCTGCCGCCGACGGTGCACCTGTTCATGCAGGCCACCGGCGTGGCCGTGATGAACTTCCTGCCCCGTCCCGCCGAAACCGTGCCCGGCACCGAACGCCCACCGTGGTACCACCGCAACGTCGACTACGACGAGGTCTCGTTTTTCCACGGGGGCGACCTGTTCGGCATCCCGATGCCGCCCGGACTGATCAGCCATGCCCCGCAGGGTGTGCATCACGGCGCTCCGGAGAAGGCGCGTGAGCGGGCGCGACGCAAGTTCGACGAACAGGACCGCGTCGGATGGCAGGTCATCTCCATCGATACCAGTAGGCGGCTGACGCCGTCGGCCGAGGTGCTGGCGCACGACCTCGGAGCGGCGGCCGCGACATCAGACCTCGGAGCGGCGGCCGCGACATCAGACCTCGGAGCGGCGGCCGCGACATCGAACGAGAGCAAGCACGCATGACCACTGCGGTGAGACACGAGTACGACCGCATCCCCTATCTCGTTGCCTACCACAACAATTCGGCTGTACGCGATGTGTACGGCGGCGTGGCCGAGTTGGTGGTGCTGGAAAGCCACCTGCTGCGGCCGAAGGACAAGCCCGCAGATACCGTGCTGGTCTTCATGCACCCGATCGGCGGTGGTGCGTACCTGCCGATGATGAACGCCCTCGCCCGGGCGGGCCACCACGTCATCTACTGCAACAGCCGGTTCCGCGGCACCGACTCGGCGCTGCTCATGGAGAAGGTGGTCGAGGACCTCGGCGAGTGTGTCAAGGACGCCAAGAAGCGGCTCGGCTACGCCAAGGTGGTGTTGGCCGGGTGGAGCGGCGGGGGGTCGCTGTCGGTGTTCTACCAGCAGCAGGCCCAGCACCCGACGGTGACGGCCAGCCCGTCGGGCGACGGCCCGGACCTGACCTCACTGGGGCTGATCCCCGCCGACGGGCTGATGCTGCTGGCGGCCCACATCAGTCGCCACGGCACCATGACCGAGTGGCTCGACGCGTCCATCCTCGACGAGTCGGACCCTTCGAAGCGCGATCCCGAACTGGACCTCTACAACCCCGACAACCCCAATCAGCCGCCGTACACCAGCGAGTTCCTCGACCGCTACCGCCAGGCGCAGATCGACCGCAACCGGCGAATCACCAAGTGGGTCAAAGAGAAATTGGCGAAGCTGGCCGCTGAGGGTCGGCCCGATGACGAGTTCGCGTTCGTCGTCCACGGCACCATGGCCGACCCGCGTTGGCTGGATCCGGCCGTCGACCCCAACGAGCGCACCCCGGGCACCTGCTACCTGGGCGACCCGCAGGTCGTCAACAACAGCCCCGTGGGCCTGGCCCGGTTCTGCACCCTGCGCAGCTGGCTGTCGCAGTGGAGCTACGACGACGCCAACGGCGACGCGGTGCGGTGCGGGCCGGACATCGCGGTGCCGACGCTGGTGATCGGCAACCTCGCCGACGACGCCTGCACACCGAGCCATACCCGCCGGCTGTTCGAGGCCATCGGGCATCATGACAAGGAGATGCACGAGATTTCCGGCGCCAACCACTATTACGCGGGCGCCGACCAGCGCGACAAGCTGCGCGAAGCGGTCGGCGTCGTCACCGACTGGCTGCACCGGCACGGTTTCTCGTCATGACTGTCTCCGGTCCGCTCGACGGCATCCGCGTCATCGAGGTCGGCACGCTGATCTCCGGACCGTTCGCCGGCCGCCTGCTGGGCGACATGGGCGCCGAGGTGATCAAGGTGGAGCCGCCGGGCGCTCCGGATCCGCTGCGCACCTGGGGTCAGGCCGAACTGGACGGACTTCACTTCTTCTGGACAGTTCATGCGCGCAACAAGAAGGCGGTGACGCTGAACCTGCGCACCGAGGCGGGCCGGGCCCTTTTCCTGGATCTCGTCGAGCGCTCGGACATCGTCGTGGAGAACTTCCGGCCGGGCACCTTGGAGAAATGGAACCTCCGCTACGACGTGCTGCGTGAGCGCAACCGCGGCATCATCCTGGTACGGGTCTCGGGCTACGGGCAGACAGGGCCCGAAGCACACAAGGCGGGCTATGCGTCGGTCGCCGAGGCAGCCAGCGGGCTGCGGCACATGAACGGATTTCCCGGTGGTCCGCCGCCGCGGCTGGCACTCTCGCTGGGCGACAGCCTGGCCGGGATGTTCGCCGCCCAGGGTGCGCTGGCCGCGCTGTACCGCCGTTCGGTCACCGGCGAGGGGCAGGTCGTCGACGCCGCGCTGACCGAAGCATGCCTGGCGGTGCAGGAGTCGACGATCCCCGACTACGACGTCGGCGGGGTGGTGCGCGGCCCGTCGGGCACCCGCCTGGAGGGCATCGCGCCGTCGAACATCTACCGCAGCGCCGACGGCAGCTGGGTGGTGATCGCAGCCAACCAGGACACGGTGTTCCGCCGGCTGTGCGCAGCGATGGGCCAGCCCGAACTGGCCACCGACGACCGGTTCGCCACCCACGTGGCCCGCGGCCGCAATCAGGACGAGCTGGACAAGCTCATCGGCGACTGGGCCGCCCAGCGCGAGCCGGGCGACATCATCGAAACCCTCAGTGCCGCAGGGGTGATTGCGGGGCCGATCAACACCGTCGCCGAGGTCGTCACGGATCCGCAGTTCTCCGCGCGTGGCATGATCGCCGATCACTACGACGAGCGGATCGGCCGCAACGTCAAGGGCCCCGGAGTGGTGCCGGTGCTCTCGGAGACACCCGGCACCATTCGGTTCGCCGGTTCGTCGCGGCCGGGGCAGCACAACGACGAGGTCTACCGCGGCCTGCTGGGCAGGAGCGAGGCCGACCTGGACGCGCTGCGGGCGAAGGGAGTGTTATGACCGACCTACCCGAGCATGTCGCCATCCGCGACGTCTCGCTGCGCGACGGGCTGCAGATCGAGAAGCCGATCCCGTTGTCGGCCAAGCTCGAACTGCTGGCCGCGGTGGCCGCGACCGGGGTGCGCGAGATGGAGGCGACGGCGTTCGTCTCACCGTCGAAGGTGCCCGCACTGGCCGACGCCGCCGACCTCGCGACGCATCTGCAGGAGTTCCGTGACTCCCACGGCATCGAGTTCTCCGCGCTGGTCGCCAGCCCGAACGGCGCCAAGCGGGCGCTTGCGGCCGGGTTGGCGTCGATCGAGTACGTGGTGTCCGCGTCCGACGGACACAGCGCCGCCAACGTCGGGCGCACCTCTGCCGATGCGACCGCGCAGATCGGCGAGATCACCGCGATCGCGCACGACAGCGGCGCTACGGTCGAGGTGATAGTCGCGACCGCGTGGGACTGCCCGTTCGACGGCCCGACACCGCATCAGCGGGTGGTCGACGTCATCACCACCGCTCTGTCGAGTGGCGTGGACCGGTTGGCCATCGCCGACACCATCGGCACCACCACCCCTCGGCGGGTCGTCGAGACCGTCGAGGCGCTACGCCCGATGATCGGCGATGTGCCGTTGGGCGCACACTTCCACAACACCCGCGGCGCCGGACTGGCCAGCGCGTACGCCGCGGTCAACGCCGGCGTCACCCGCCTGGACGCGTCGGTGGGCGGGCTCGGCGGATGCCCGTTCGCGCCGGGGGCGAGCGGAAACATCGCCACCGAGGACCTGGTGTACCTGCTGCGTGACAGCGGCATCGGTGTCGACGTCGACCTGTGCGCCGCGATCGAGGCGGCCGCCGTGGCGCAACGTCTCGTCGGACATGATCTGCCGGGCTCGCTGCTGCGCGCCGGCGACCGGATCCTCGGCGACTGACGTGCCCGCCGGACCGACGGGGACGCTGAGCGCCAAGGGCCTGCAGACCCGGCAGGCCATTGAGCTGGCCGCCCGGAAGTTGTTCGCCGAACGCGGCTTTCACGGAACGACCCTGGGCGACATCACGTCGGCGGCCGGG from Mycobacterium sp. IDR2000157661 harbors:
- a CDS encoding nitroreductase/quinone reductase family protein, translated to MADVRDRFTGFFQKRVANPLTRRLPFQTLLETTGRKSGQPRRTPLGGSRIGDQFWFVSEFGDRSQYIRNIQANPRVRVRINGRWHSGVAHLMPDDDPHERLESLPRFNSMGVRTFGSNLLTVRVDLTD
- a CDS encoding alpha/beta hydrolase, translating into MTTAVRHEYDRIPYLVAYHNNSAVRDVYGGVAELVVLESHLLRPKDKPADTVLVFMHPIGGGAYLPMMNALARAGHHVIYCNSRFRGTDSALLMEKVVEDLGECVKDAKKRLGYAKVVLAGWSGGGSLSVFYQQQAQHPTVTASPSGDGPDLTSLGLIPADGLMLLAAHISRHGTMTEWLDASILDESDPSKRDPELDLYNPDNPNQPPYTSEFLDRYRQAQIDRNRRITKWVKEKLAKLAAEGRPDDEFAFVVHGTMADPRWLDPAVDPNERTPGTCYLGDPQVVNNSPVGLARFCTLRSWLSQWSYDDANGDAVRCGPDIAVPTLVIGNLADDACTPSHTRRLFEAIGHHDKEMHEISGANHYYAGADQRDKLREAVGVVTDWLHRHGFSS
- a CDS encoding CaiB/BaiF CoA transferase family protein; the protein is MTVSGPLDGIRVIEVGTLISGPFAGRLLGDMGAEVIKVEPPGAPDPLRTWGQAELDGLHFFWTVHARNKKAVTLNLRTEAGRALFLDLVERSDIVVENFRPGTLEKWNLRYDVLRERNRGIILVRVSGYGQTGPEAHKAGYASVAEAASGLRHMNGFPGGPPPRLALSLGDSLAGMFAAQGALAALYRRSVTGEGQVVDAALTEACLAVQESTIPDYDVGGVVRGPSGTRLEGIAPSNIYRSADGSWVVIAANQDTVFRRLCAAMGQPELATDDRFATHVARGRNQDELDKLIGDWAAQREPGDIIETLSAAGVIAGPINTVAEVVTDPQFSARGMIADHYDERIGRNVKGPGVVPVLSETPGTIRFAGSSRPGQHNDEVYRGLLGRSEADLDALRAKGVL
- a CDS encoding hydroxymethylglutaryl-CoA lyase, producing the protein MTDLPEHVAIRDVSLRDGLQIEKPIPLSAKLELLAAVAATGVREMEATAFVSPSKVPALADAADLATHLQEFRDSHGIEFSALVASPNGAKRALAAGLASIEYVVSASDGHSAANVGRTSADATAQIGEITAIAHDSGATVEVIVATAWDCPFDGPTPHQRVVDVITTALSSGVDRLAIADTIGTTTPRRVVETVEALRPMIGDVPLGAHFHNTRGAGLASAYAAVNAGVTRLDASVGGLGGCPFAPGASGNIATEDLVYLLRDSGIGVDVDLCAAIEAAAVAQRLVGHDLPGSLLRAGDRILGD